A section of the Streptomyces xinghaiensis S187 genome encodes:
- a CDS encoding VOC family protein, with amino-acid sequence MVHVLSSRILLRPTDPDRSRAFYGDALGLAVHREFGTGPERGTVYFLGGGFLEVSGRSETSPAPGPRLWLQVEDAAAAHEELSARGVEILRPPLKEPWGLIEMWIADPDGLRICVVEIPADHPMRYRPGI; translated from the coding sequence ATGGTGCATGTACTGAGCAGCCGGATTCTGCTGCGGCCCACCGATCCCGACCGGTCGAGGGCCTTCTACGGGGACGCCCTCGGGCTCGCCGTCCACCGGGAGTTCGGGACGGGGCCCGAGCGCGGCACGGTCTACTTCCTCGGCGGCGGCTTCCTGGAGGTCTCCGGGCGCTCCGAGACCTCTCCCGCGCCCGGACCGCGGCTGTGGCTGCAGGTCGAGGACGCGGCCGCGGCCCACGAGGAGCTGTCCGCCCGGGGTGTGGAGATCCTGCGGCCACCGCTGAAGGAACCCTGGGGGCTGATCGAGATGTGGATCGCCGACCCCGACGGGCTGCGGATCTGCGTGGTCGAGATCCCCGCCGACCACCCGATGCGGTACCGGCCGGGGATCTGA